CGACGGTCGGCGGTCCGCTGATCAAGCTGGCCGGTTTCAGCGCGGCTGTCCGCGCGGCGTTCCGCGGCGCTGGCGGAACCCGGGGGACTCGCCGCAAGGCGGGCTAGACTTGCGCAGGTGCGTCCGCGCACGCCGACGCGCACACATCCAGAAGAGGGAAGAGACACCATGAAGAGTTTCCTGTGGCTCCTCGTCGGGGTCGCCATCGGCTTCGTCGTCGCCCACAAGGTGAACGAGACCCCGAGCGGTCGCGAGTTCTTCAGCTCGCTCGACAAGAAGGCGCGCGATTTCGGCGAGGCCGTTTCGGACGGCTACCGCCAGCGCGAGGCCGAGATCCGCTCGGCCATCGACGGCGACTGACGTCCGCCGCCTTCTCCTCGCACGCTTCGACACGACCGGAACTCATGCAGACTGCCGAAATCCACCGCCGCTGGCTCGACTTCTTCGCCCGGCGCGGCCACACCGTCGTCCCGTCCGCCTCGCTGGTGAGCGATGACCCCTCGCTGTTGTTCACGGTGGCGGGGATGGTGCCCTTCGTCCCGTACCTGACCGGTGTCGTGCCCGCGCCGTTCCCGCGGGCGACGAGTGTGCAGAAGTGCATCCGCACGCTCGACATCGAGGAGGTCGGCAAGACGCCGCGGCACGGCACGTTCTTCCAGATGTGCGGCAACTTCTCCTTCGGCGACTACTTCAAGGAACAGGCGATCACCTTCGCCTGGGATCTGCTCACGACGGCGGAGGCCGAGGGCGGCCTCGGCTTCGCCCCGGAGGACCTCTGGGTCACGGTGTACGAGGAGGACGACGAGGCGCGCGAGATCTGGCGGCGTGTCTCGGGGCTGCCCGATGAGCGCATCCAGGGTCTCGGCAAGGACACGAACTACTGGTCCACCGGGCAGCCGGGGCCCGCTGGGCCGTGCTCGGAGATCTTCTTCGACCGCGGTCCGGCGTACGGGATCGATGGCGGTCCCGCGACGGACGACGACCGCTACGTGGAGATCTGGAACCTTGTCTTCATGCAGTATCTACGGGGCGAGGGCACCGGCAAGAACGATTTCGAGATCCTCGGCGATCTGCCGAAGAAGAACATCGACACCGGGCTGGGGCTGGAGCGCGTCGCGTTCCTCAAACAGGGCGTCGACAACATGTACGAGATCGACCAGGTGCGCCCGGTGCTCGACCGCGCGGCGGAGCTGGCGGGCAAGCCCTATGGGCACGAGGCCCACGAGGACGATGTGCGCCTCCGCGTGGTGGCCGACCATGTCCGCAGCGCGCTGATGCTCATGACAGACGGGGTCACGCCCTCCAACGAGGGCCGCGGCTATGTGCTGCGGCGCCTGCTGCGGCGCACGGTGCGCGCGATGCGTCTGCTCGGCGTAGAGACGGCGACCTTCCCCGAGCTGTTCCCGGTCTCGCGCGACGCGATGAAGGCCGCGTATCCCGAGGTGGAGACCGAGTTCGCGCGCACCTCCCAGCTGGCCTACGCGGAGGAGGAGACCTTCCTGCGCACGCTCGCGTCGGGCACCAGCATCCTGGACATCGCGGTCGCGAACACGCAGAAGGCCGGCAAGAAGGAGCTCGCGGGCGACACCGCGTTCCTGCTGCACGACACCTACGGCTTCCCGATCGACCTGACGCTGGAGATGGCGGAGGAGGCAGGGCTCAGCGTGGATCGCGGTGCGTTCGACACGCTCATGGCCGACCAGCGCGCCCGCGCGAAGGCGGACGCGAAGGCGAAGAAGACGGCGCTGGCCGATCTCTCCGTCTACTCCGGCTTCCGTGCGCTCGGCGAGACCGTCTTCACCGGCTACACCGAGCTGGAGACCGAGTCGAGCGTGCTCGGGCTCATCGTCGACGGGCGCTCCGTGACCAAGGCGGGCGAGGGCCAGGTGGCCGAGATCGTCCTGGGCGCGACCGCGCTGTACGCCGAGTCGGGTGGTCAGGACGCCGACGCCGGCACGATCGTCGGCCCGGGCTACGAACTCGACGTGCTCGATGTGCAGAAGCCGGTCAAGGGGCTCATCAGCCACAAGGTGCTCGTGCGAAGCGGCGAAGTCGGTGTGGGCGCCCCGGCGACGAGCCTGGTGGATGCGGACTACCGCCGCGGTGCGAAGCAGGCGCACTCGGGCACCCACATCATCCACGCTGCCCTCCGCCAGGTGCTCGGCTCCAACGCGCATCAATCCGGTTCGTACAACAAAGCGGGCTACCTGCGGCTCGACTTCTCGTGGAACCAGGCCCTCTCGCCGGAGACCCGGAGCGAGATCGAGGAGATCTCGAACAGCGCGATCCGCCAGAACCTCGAGGTGACCACCCGCGAGCTGCCGCTCGCGGAAGCCAAAGCGCTCGGGGCGATGGCGCTGTTCGGCGAGAAATACGGCGACACGGTTCGCGTCGTCGACATCGGCGGACCCTGGTCGCGCGAACTCTGCGCGGGCACGCATGTCGCGCGCAGCACCGAGATCGGCATGATCAACCTCGTCAGCGAGTCGTCGGTGGGTTCGACCAACCGCCGTGTGGAGTCGCTGGTCGGACTCGAAGCCTTCAAGGATCTCGCCCTCGAGCGCACGATCGTCTCGCAGCTGTCCAGCTCGCTGAAGACGCCGCGGGAGCAGCTGCCCGAGAAGATCGCCGACCTCATGGCGAGTCTGAAAGCGGCGGAGAAGCGCATCCAGGCGTTCGAGGCCCGCGCGGTGCTCGACCGGGTGCCGGGCCTGCTCGAAGCGGTGTCGCGTCGTGGCGCGGTGCAGGTGGTCGCGGCCGATGCGGGCACGCTGAGCACAGCGGACGATCTGCGCCTGCTCGCCATCACGGTGCGTGACCGGCTCGGCTCCGATCCGGCGACGGTCGCCCTGGCGGCGATCGCGGATGGCAAGCCGGTCGTGATCGTGGCGACGAACCAGGCCGCACGGGACGCCGGCGTCACCGCGGGCGCGCTCGCCAAGACCGCCGCGGGCGTCCTGGGCGGCGGCGGCGGCGGCAAGGCCGATCTGGCGCAGGGCGGTGGCACGGACGCGACCGCGATTCCGGCCGCACTCGCCGCCGTCAGTGTGGCGATCGGATAGCTCGTGCGCAGCGGTGTTCGGCTCGGCATCGACGTGGGTACGGTGCGGATCGGCGTGAGCCGCTCCGACCCGCACGGGATGCTGGCGACGCCGTACGAAACGATCGCTCGCTCCGAGGACGCGGCGGATCGGCGCAGGATCGCCGAGATCGTGACGGATCTCGGCGTCGTCGAGATCGTCGTCGGGCTGCCCCTGGCCCTCTCGGGCGCGCGCACCGCCTCCACAGCCGATGCCGTCGCGTTCGCGGAAGCGCTCGTCGCCGAGGTGGGCGCTCCAGTGCGTCTCGTGGACGAACGGCTCTCGACCGTCTCGGCCCATTCGGCGCTCCGGTCTTCCGGAAAGAATGCGAAAAGTTCTCGTCCTGTTGTCGATCAGGCCGCCGCCGCGATAATTTTGCAGCACGCGCTCGACGCGGAGCGCGCCACCACCCGTCCGCCAGGCTATTCCGTCGAACCCAGGATTGGACCTTAGTTTGCCGCAGAACCCGCAGGAGAGACCGGACCTGCCTGTCTTCCCCGCTGTCACCGGGCAGCCGCTGACCCGTCGCGAGGCGAGGGAAGCGCGTGCGGCGGAGCAGACGCGGGACGGGGCTGCCAGCGGGGACGAGGCCGAGGGTTCGGGAACGGGTCAGCGCAATCCGCGCGCATCTGGGCCGTGGACGACGTCGTCGGCGCAATCGCCCGCCCGATCCGCCGGTTTCCCCGGGCTGGACTTCGACGCCGTCATCACCGGACCGGTCGCGACCTCCGGAGGCGGGAACGCCGAGGGGTTTCCGCCCGGTCAGCGCGACCCGGTCCCTGCCGCCTCCCGTCACGGCTCGGACCACTTCGCAGCGGAGAGAGACGAGTACGGGAATCGCCCCCTGCAGCAGGTCGGGCGCGACGGGGCGGGTCCGGACGAGTCGCCCCTGGGCTGGTGGCAGCAGGACACGCTTTCGCGCGAAGAGCCGAAGCGGAGACGGCGTTGGGTGCGTCGCCTCGTCGTGTTCGTCGTGATCGTCGCGGTGCTGGGCGGTCTGGCCGCTGGAGCGTACGTGTTCTTCCAGCCGCAGGCCGAGCGGGTCCTCGCCGCGATCCTGCCGAAGGACGACGATTACAAGGGGAACGGCGCCGGGCAGGTGATGTTCACGATCAAGTCGGGTGACACCGGCGACACGATCGCGACCAATCTGCACAAGGCAGGCGTGACCAAGAGCCACGATGCCTTCTACATGCTGCTGCTGCGGCAGAAGCCGGAGCCCGAGTTCCAGCCGGGGGTCTTCAAGCTCGCCAAGCAGATGAGCGCGCTGGCAGCCCTCATCGCCCTCCAGGACCCCGCTTCCCGGGTGGCCTCCTCCGTCACTATCCCGGAGGGGACGGCCGAAGCCGATGCTCTGAAGACGGTCAGCGAGAGGACCGGCATCCCGCTCGCGCAGCTGCAACAGGCTGCCACCGCGCCGGCCGACTTCGGGCTGCCGGCGGAGGCAAAGACGCTCGAGGGCTTCCTGTTCCCGGCGACCTACACGTTCGCGCCCGGCGTGAGCGCGCACGACGCGATCAAGATGATGGTGGACCGCATGTTCCAGTCGCTGGACGCTGCGAAGGTCGCCCCGGCGGACCGGTGGAAGACGATCGTGCTCGCCTCGATCGTGCAGCGAGAGGCCGGACTGAAGGACGACTATCCGAAGGTGGCGCGTGTGTTCCTCAACCGGCTAGCACAGGGCTGGGACCTCCAATCCGACGCGACCGTCGCCTACGGCAATGGAAACACGCATCGGGTGGAGACGACGGACGCCGAGCGCGCCGACGCCGGCAACCCCTATAACACCTATGTGCATTCTGGACTGCCGGTTGGCCCGATCTCCAACCCAGGGGATCTCGCGATCAACGCTGTCATGCATCCCGCAGACGGACCGTGGATGTTCTTCGTGACGTGGAACTTGCAGACCGGTGAGACGATCTTTTCGACGACTACGGCGGAGCATGACGCCGCTGTAGCGAAATGGCGGCAGTGGATGAAGGACAACCCCGGGTATGAGTAGAACCAGCAAGGCTTCCTCTCGCAAAGCGACCGGCGTCGACGCGGCAGCGCAGATCGCTGCTCTGTTCGAGACGCAACGCCAGGACGAAGCCGAGGAGACCGCGAAGGCGGCTGAGGAGAGCGAGAAGCCGGCGCCGGATGAGCCGTCGCCGGAGAGACCGGCGCCTGAGGTGTCGCCGGAGAACCCGGCGCTGGCGAGGCCGGTTGCTGAGCCGTCGCCGGAGAGACCGGCGCCTGAGGTGTCGCCGGAGAAGCCTGTATCGGATGAGCCGTCGCCCGAGTCGGTCTGGGTCCCTGAGCTGTTGCCGGAGAGACAGGCGACGGATGAGCCGTCGCCCGAGTCGGTCTGGGTCCCTGAGCTGTTGCCGGAGAGACAGGCGACGGATGAGCCGTCGCCCGAGCCGGTCTGGGCCCCTGAACCCGTGCCCGTGCAGACGGCTCCGCCCGCGATCCTGCCTGGGAAGCCGGTGGTCTCGCAGCGTCCGCGCCTGGCGGTGCTCGGTTCGCCGATCGGGCACTCCAAATCCCCCGACCTCCACCGCGCCGCCTACGAGGTGCTGGGGCTCGACTGGGAGTACGGCCGCGAAGAGGTCGTCGAAGCCGCCTTGCCCGCCTACCTCGACGGGCTCGGAGAGGAGTGGCGTGGACTCTCGCTGACGATGCCGCTCAAGAAGGCGGTCATCCCGCTGCTCACGGATATCGACAGGGTGGCCGCGGAGACCGGTGCTGCGAACACGGTGCTGTTCGACGGCGAAGAGGTCCGCGGGTTCAACACCGATGTCGGCGGCATCGTGCGCGCGCTGTCGGCCGCGGGGCTCGAACGCGTCCGCTACGTCCACATCCTGGGTGGAGGGGCAACGGCCGCCTCCGCCCTCGTGGCGGCCGCCGAACTCGGGGCCGAGCGGGTCGACCTGCACGTCCGTGACCTGGAGAAGAGCCTGTCGCTCGAGCCGCCGGCTCACGGGCTGGGGCTGCGCATTCGCATCCGGTCCTTCCTGCAGGCCGACCGCTCGCTCGACATCCCCGAACTCGTGATCAGCACCCTGCCGGGCGACGTCTCCATTCCGGTGCTCTACACAGACTCGACGCGGCGCAGAGCCGTGCTGCTCGATGTGGCCTACGAGCCGTGGCCGACGCCCCTGGCGAGGGCATGGCAGTCCGTCGGCGGCACCGTGGTGTCGGGGCTCGGCATGCTGGTGCATCAGGCGCTGCTCCAGGTGCGCGTGTTCGTCTCCGGCGACCCGCTGGAGCCGCTGCCCGACGAAGAGGCTGTGCTCCGGGCGATGCTCGCTGTTGCGGGGGTGGACGCTGCGGGGGCGCCGCTGGAGGCGGCGGCGGACACACCCGGAACGTCGCTGGACGGCGCGGCGGTGGACGCCGCGGCGGCGTCGCTGGACGGTGTGGGCGTGGACGCCGTGGGAACGCTCCCCGAGGAGGCAGCGGCGGGAGCGTAGTGCGGGCGGGGAGGCCCCTGCCGCTGTGCCAGAATCGAATCATGCTTCGTTGGCTCACGGCCGGGGAATCCCACGGCCCGGAACTCATCGCCGTCCTCGAGGGGCTCCCCGCGGGGGTCCCGGTCTCGCTCGACGCCATCCGCGCCGACCTAGCCCGCCGGAAGCTCGGCTACGGGCGCGGAGCGCGGATGAAGTTCGAGCAGGATGCGCTCGAGGTCTCGGGCGGTGTCCGGCACGGGCTGAGCCTCGGCAGCCCGGTCGCCCTGCGCATCGGCAACTCCGAGTGGCCCAAGTGGGTGGACCTCATGAGCCCGGAGCCGGTCGCGGCGGAGAAGCTGGCGGGCGCCCGCGGCGCCCCGCTCACGCGTCCGCGTCCGGGCCACGCCGACCTGGCCGGGATGCAGAAGTACGGTTTCGACGAGGCCCGTCCGGTCCTGGAACGCGCCAGCGCCCGTGAGACGGCCGCGCGGGTGGCCCTCGGCGCGGTGGCGCGCTCCTTCCTCGGCGAACTCGGCATCACACTCGTCAGCCACACGCTTTCCATCGGTCCGGTGCGCGTCCCCGAGGACGCCGTTTGGCCGACGCCGGCGGATGTCGCCGCGCTCGACGCCGACCCGCTGCGCTGCTTCGACCCCGCGACCTCCGAGTGGATGGTC
This genomic window from Leifsonia xyli subsp. cynodontis DSM 46306 contains:
- the alaS gene encoding alanine--tRNA ligase; protein product: MQTAEIHRRWLDFFARRGHTVVPSASLVSDDPSLLFTVAGMVPFVPYLTGVVPAPFPRATSVQKCIRTLDIEEVGKTPRHGTFFQMCGNFSFGDYFKEQAITFAWDLLTTAEAEGGLGFAPEDLWVTVYEEDDEAREIWRRVSGLPDERIQGLGKDTNYWSTGQPGPAGPCSEIFFDRGPAYGIDGGPATDDDRYVEIWNLVFMQYLRGEGTGKNDFEILGDLPKKNIDTGLGLERVAFLKQGVDNMYEIDQVRPVLDRAAELAGKPYGHEAHEDDVRLRVVADHVRSALMLMTDGVTPSNEGRGYVLRRLLRRTVRAMRLLGVETATFPELFPVSRDAMKAAYPEVETEFARTSQLAYAEEETFLRTLASGTSILDIAVANTQKAGKKELAGDTAFLLHDTYGFPIDLTLEMAEEAGLSVDRGAFDTLMADQRARAKADAKAKKTALADLSVYSGFRALGETVFTGYTELETESSVLGLIVDGRSVTKAGEGQVAEIVLGATALYAESGGQDADAGTIVGPGYELDVLDVQKPVKGLISHKVLVRSGEVGVGAPATSLVDADYRRGAKQAHSGTHIIHAALRQVLGSNAHQSGSYNKAGYLRLDFSWNQALSPETRSEIEEISNSAIRQNLEVTTRELPLAEAKALGAMALFGEKYGDTVRVVDIGGPWSRELCAGTHVARSTEIGMINLVSESSVGSTNRRVESLVGLEAFKDLALERTIVSQLSSSLKTPREQLPEKIADLMASLKAAEKRIQAFEARAVLDRVPGLLEAVSRRGAVQVVAADAGTLSTADDLRLLAITVRDRLGSDPATVALAAIADGKPVVIVATNQAARDAGVTAGALAKTAAGVLGGGGGGKADLAQGGGTDATAIPAALAAVSVAIG
- the ruvX gene encoding Holliday junction resolvase RuvX — protein: MRSGVRLGIDVGTVRIGVSRSDPHGMLATPYETIARSEDAADRRRIAEIVTDLGVVEIVVGLPLALSGARTASTADAVAFAEALVAEVGAPVRLVDERLSTVSAHSALRSSGKNAKSSRPVVDQAAAAIILQHALDAERATTRPPGYSVEPRIGP
- the mltG gene encoding endolytic transglycosylase MltG; this encodes MPQNPQERPDLPVFPAVTGQPLTRREAREARAAEQTRDGAASGDEAEGSGTGQRNPRASGPWTTSSAQSPARSAGFPGLDFDAVITGPVATSGGGNAEGFPPGQRDPVPAASRHGSDHFAAERDEYGNRPLQQVGRDGAGPDESPLGWWQQDTLSREEPKRRRRWVRRLVVFVVIVAVLGGLAAGAYVFFQPQAERVLAAILPKDDDYKGNGAGQVMFTIKSGDTGDTIATNLHKAGVTKSHDAFYMLLLRQKPEPEFQPGVFKLAKQMSALAALIALQDPASRVASSVTIPEGTAEADALKTVSERTGIPLAQLQQAATAPADFGLPAEAKTLEGFLFPATYTFAPGVSAHDAIKMMVDRMFQSLDAAKVAPADRWKTIVLASIVQREAGLKDDYPKVARVFLNRLAQGWDLQSDATVAYGNGNTHRVETTDAERADAGNPYNTYVHSGLPVGPISNPGDLAINAVMHPADGPWMFFVTWNLQTGETIFSTTTAEHDAAVAKWRQWMKDNPGYE
- a CDS encoding shikimate dehydrogenase — translated: MSRTSKASSRKATGVDAAAQIAALFETQRQDEAEETAKAAEESEKPAPDEPSPERPAPEVSPENPALARPVAEPSPERPAPEVSPEKPVSDEPSPESVWVPELLPERQATDEPSPESVWVPELLPERQATDEPSPEPVWAPEPVPVQTAPPAILPGKPVVSQRPRLAVLGSPIGHSKSPDLHRAAYEVLGLDWEYGREEVVEAALPAYLDGLGEEWRGLSLTMPLKKAVIPLLTDIDRVAAETGAANTVLFDGEEVRGFNTDVGGIVRALSAAGLERVRYVHILGGGATAASALVAAAELGAERVDLHVRDLEKSLSLEPPAHGLGLRIRIRSFLQADRSLDIPELVISTLPGDVSIPVLYTDSTRRRAVLLDVAYEPWPTPLARAWQSVGGTVVSGLGMLVHQALLQVRVFVSGDPLEPLPDEEAVLRAMLAVAGVDAAGAPLEAAADTPGTSLDGAAVDAAAASLDGVGVDAVGTLPEEAAAGA
- the aroC gene encoding chorismate synthase, translating into MLRWLTAGESHGPELIAVLEGLPAGVPVSLDAIRADLARRKLGYGRGARMKFEQDALEVSGGVRHGLSLGSPVALRIGNSEWPKWVDLMSPEPVAAEKLAGARGAPLTRPRPGHADLAGMQKYGFDEARPVLERASARETAARVALGAVARSFLGELGITLVSHTLSIGPVRVPEDAVWPTPADVAALDADPLRCFDPATSEWMVAEVDAAHKDGDTLGGVVEVLAYGLPPGLGSYAHWDRRLDAQLAAALMGIQAIKGVEVGDGFLTTTRRGSQAHDELVAEDGAIVRQSDRAGGTEGGMSTGGVLRVRAGMKPIATVPRALRTIDVATSEPAPAHHQRSDVCAVPAAGIVAEAMVALVLANAVLEKFGGDSIGETARNLRGYLDAIPQNLVTERVSAPYA